CGTTCATCGAGGCGTTCCTGCTGCTCATCGTGCTGCCCCTGGTCGCCGCCGCGCTGGTGCAGGCGGGTTCCCGGATGCCGCGCACCGCCCGTGCCGCGCGCGCCACGGAGTCACTCATGAGCGCGCTCATGGTGCCGCTGATGATGCTCACCCTCGCCGTGGTCGTCGGTTCGCAGGTCTCCGCCGTGGGCGCCCAGGCGGCGGCCTTGGCGGGACTGGTGCCGGTCTACCTGGCCTTCCTTGTCGTCATGGTGGCCGTCGGGGTGCTCGCGGCCCGGGTCTGGCGCCTCGACGCCCCGGCGGCCCGCGCCCTGGTGTTCAGCGGTGCCACCCGCAACTCCCTGGTCGTGCTGCCGATGGCTCTCGCGCTGCCGGCCTCGCTGCAGCTCGCCCCGCTGGCCGTGGTGACCCAGACCCTCGTCGAACTGCTGGGCATGGTGATCCTGGTGCGGCTGGTGCCCCGGTTGGTGCCCGGCCGGGGCCCCGGACGCCCGTCTACCCGGCCAGCGGATCGGCCAGGATCAGCTCGCTGAGCGCACCCAGCAGGTCAGGTGCCAGGTCCATGGTCTGCAACTGGCCGATCAGGAGCGCGGGGTGTGCCGACAAGGTGATGGTCTCGAGGATCCGCGCCTTGAGGTCGTATTCGATTTGCGCATCCGTCAGCAGGGTGCGGGCGCGGCCCGGCACGTCGGTGCCGGCAACCACCAGGCCGTCGGCGAATCGCACGACCAGCCCGGCTGCGGAGGCGACGTCGGGCACCCGCACCGTGAGGGTGCGGGTGGCTTCGGCGTACTCCGTGCGATAGTCCGCCGGATGCCCGCCGACCGTCACCGAGATCGCGTCGGTCGGCGCCACCCCGACGAAGTCCAGGCTGAAGTCCCGAGTCGGCGGCACGCAGCGCCGGTTGCCCGTGGTGGGGGCGATCGTGAAGGTGCCACCGGTGACGGTCATCGCGGTGCGTGCCCAGGCGGACTCCACGACTAGGCTGCCGCCGCCATCGTCTTCGAGAAGGTCGAAGGAGCCGTCCGCTCCGGGGAAGATCCGCACCTGCAGGCGGGCGGGTGTCTCGGTGGTGTTGCCGACGTCCTCCGCGGGAACCAGCGGCACGATCGCCCCGGCCCTGGCCAGCACCGGGATTGACTCCAGGCCGCGGTAGAGGTGCAGCTCGCGGCCGCCGCGGTAGCGGAGACCCGTGAAGAAGTCGATCCAGGTGCCCTCGGGAAGCCAGGCCAGTACCCGGCCGACGCCCACGGCGCTGTTCAGCGGTTGCGTGATCGGGCACACCATGAGCTGGGTGCCGAAGAGGTACTGGTTGGGGGCCCGGTACGCCCCGGCTTCCTCGGGGTAGTCGTAGTAGACCGGCTGCACGAGCGGCAGCGCGTACCCGCTGGCCAGGTAGTTCATCGAGTACAGGTACGGCACGAGCTGGTGGCGCAGCCGGAGATGGTTGCTCATCACCTCGGCGGCGGCGGCGCGGAAGTTCCACGGTTCCTTCCCGCTGAACGGGTTTCCCTGGCTGTGCAGCCGCATGATCGGCGAGAACACACCGAACTGGGTCCAGCGCACGGCCAGGTCGTCGTCCTTGATCCCGCCCATGTGGCCGCCGATGTCGTGGCTCCACCACCCGTAACCCACGTTCGCCGCGGTGGCGGTGAAGTAGGGCTGGAAGTCCAGGCTCTCCCAGCTGACGATGGTGTCCCCGGAGAAGCCGACCGGGTAGCGGTGGCTGCCCAGCCCGGCGTACCGGGAGAAGGTGAGCGGTCGGGCGCCGGCACGGGCGCTGTCGAGGAAGTGGAAGTGGTTGAGCATCCAGAGCGGGTCGAGTCCCACGACCTTGGAGTGCGGTCCGGACTGCCAGTCCAGCCACCAGAAGTCCACGCCGCGTTCCTCGAGCGGGTGGTGCAGGCACTCGAAGTAGGCCGAGAGGAACGCCGGATCGGCGATGTCGAAGACGATGGGGTCCTCGTTCTCCGCGTCGACGCCGAGACGTCGGGCCATGGACGCGTAGGCATCCTCGTGGGCCTGCACGCCGTCGGCCGGGTGCACGTTGAGGGTGAGTTTCAGGCCGCGCTCGTGCAGCCACGCCATGAAGTCGTCGGGGTCGGGGAAGAGCTCGGTGTTCCAGCTGTAGCCGGTCCAGCCGCTTCCGTACTTCGGGTCGATGTCGACCCGGTGCCAGTCCATGTCCACGACGGCCACCGAGAAGGGTAACTTCTCGCGCTCGAACCGTTCGAAGAGTTCCCTGTAGTCGGCGTCGGAGTAGCGGTGGAACCGGCTCCACCAGTTGCCGAGAGCGAATCGGGGCAGCAGCGGGGTGGGCCCGGTGAGCGCGTAGAAGTCGGCGAGGCAGTCGCGGTAGCTGCGCCCGTAGCCGAAGAAGTATAGGTCGGTGCCGGTGCCGGAGCGGGGCTCGAGCCATCCGGCGTCATCGAAGACCAGGGAGGCGCTGTCGTCGACGACGGAGAACCCGTGCCGGCTCATCAGGCCCGGCTGCAGCGGAACCGCGCCGTCGATGTCGTCGAGGGTGCGCGCCGTGCCGCCGAGGTCGGCCGCCGGTTCCCCGAACCGCCACAGGCTCTTGTGGTCGCTGAGCTTGCCGGTGACCTGCACGCTCAGGCCGTTGGGGGAGAACGGCTTCTTGTCGTAGGCGAGCTGCAGGTGGGCGGTGATGATCTGCAGGTGGGTGCCGTGGTCGACGACCCGGAACTGCGGCAGCGGGAATTCGCGCGAGAGCACGAGCTGGCTGGCGCGGTCCTCGAACCGGTTGTCGACGCTGTACTCCATGCGGATCAGGCGCGAGGTGAGCACCGTGAACCTGTAGTTGGGGCCGGTGACGACGGCGGCCGGATACGCCTGGGGCGCGACGGGGAGGGTGGGGCGAACGACGGATGCCGGGGCGAGGTCGGGGGAGGTGGAGCTGTGGGTCATGGGAGAACAAGTCCTTCTTTGGAAGAGTGGGCGGGCGGGCGGGCGGCGCGGGCGGGCGGGGTCTGGTCAGCCCTTGACCGACCCGTCGGTGAGCCCGCCGACCAGGTATTTCTGTAGGCCGAGGTACACGATGAGCACGGGCATCGAGGCCAGTAGCGCGCCGGCGCTGAAGACGCCGAAGTTGGCGTTTCGCTGACCCTGGATGAGCCCGTAGAGGCCCACGGCGAGGGTCTTCGCATCGGAACTGGTGAGGAACACCGATGCGAGCATGATCTCGCTGTACGTGGCCACGAAGGTGAGCAGCGCCACGGTCGCGAGGATCGGCTTGACCAGGGGCAGCACGATGAGGAAGAACGTCTGCGCGTGCGAGGCGCCGTCGATGCGGGCCGCCTCGTCGAGCTCGCGCGGCACGGTGTCGTAGTAGCCCTTCAGGAGCCAGACGTTGCCGCCGAGCACCCCGCCGAGGTACGCCAGCACCAGGCCGAGGGACGCGTTCAGCCCGAAGGCCGGGAAGATGCCGCCGATCTCCACGAACATCAGGTACAGCGCGATGAGCGCCAGCAGCGACGGGAACATCTGCAACAGAAGCAGTCCGACCAGGAACTGGTAGCGGCCGCGGAACCTCAGCCGCGAGAACGCGAACGCCGCCGCGGCGGAGATCAGCACGGTGACGACAGTGGCCGTGAGGGTGACGAGGATCGAGTTGAAGAACCACGCCCCGAACTGGATCTCCGGGTTGTTGAACAGGTCGCTGAAGTTCTGCAGCGACGCGCTCGTGGGCACCACCGAGGTGCTCTGCAGGGTGCCCAGAGGGTTGAGGGCCGCAGAGACGATGAACAGAACCGGGAACAGCGCGAACGCCAGGGCCAACAGGGCCACGAGGTAGCGCCATCCGGTTCGCTGCCACCAGGATCCCTGGATGCCGGCGGCGAACCGCCCGCCGCGACGGGGCGGGCGGGCCGCGGCGGTCTCGGCCGGGACTGCGGGGGCGAGGGGCGTGATCGTCATGAGTTGACCTCCTCGAGGGCAAGCGCTCGTTTGAACGTGGAGATCGACAGGATCGCCACGATGATGAAGATGAAGATCGAGATCGCCGCGGCGAAGCCGAACTGGGAGCCGCCGTCGCCGAAGGCGAGCCGGTAGGTGTAGCTGATCAGCAGGTCGGTCGCGCCGGCCGACGGGTTGTCCGCCGGGAAGGGCCCGCCCTCTGTGAGCAGGAAGATCAGGGTGAAGTTGTTGAAGTTGAACGCGAAGGACGCCACCAGCATCGGCGCGATCGCCGTCATCAGCATCGGCAGGGTGATGGAGCGGAAGACCCGGAACGGGGATGCGCCGTCGACGATGGCCGCCTCGGTGAGGTTCGCCGGCATCGACTGCAGCGCTCCGGTGCAGATCAGGAACATGTAGGGGAAACCGAGCCAGAGGTTGGTGACCAGCAGGGCCGCCTTGGCCCACCAGATGTCGCCGAGCCAGTTGATGTCAAGGCCGGTGAGGTTGTTGATCAGGCCGAAGTCCTTGTTGTACATGCTCGCCCAGACCAGCGCGGTGATGAAGCCGGGCAGGGCGTAGGGCAGCAGGAGCAGGGAGCGGGTGAGCCGTTGGCCGATCATCTTGCGGTTGAGCACGATGGCCAGCAGTAACCCGAGCCCGAAGGTGCTCAGCACCGACAGGCCGGCGAAGGCGATGTTCCAGATCAGGATGCCGATGAAGCTGTTGCGCACGGTGTCGTTGGTGAGCACCTTGGCGAAGTTGTCGAGGCCGACGAATTGCTTCCAGCCCGGTGCGAGCGTGGCGCCGCCGTCTTCCGGAACCCAGCTGGCGTTGTCGGCGACGTAGACGGTGCCGTCGGTGCTGTCGATGATGGTGTCGCTCGCGGCGTCGTACCGGTACTGCACGGTGCCGGAGAAGGCCTCGGACAGGCCGATCTTCTTGACCGCCTCGTCTCGGTCGAGGGGCACGCTGAAGGTGTCGAATTCGCGGGAGCGGTCGTTGATCTGCACCCCGGTGAGCAGGCTGTAGCCGTCGGCGGCGCTGACCTTGCCGTTGTCGATGGTGACGCTCGAGTCGGGCACCGGGGCGATGCCGCTCTCGTCGCCCTGCAGCACGCTGCCGTCGGCGGCTACGAGGAGGTAGACGAAGGGGGCGGTGTCCGGGTCGGCGCCCTCCGGCACAGCGATGCTGAGCGCGTACCGTTCGGCGTCGGCGCGCTCGACGATCGGGCCGTCCACCGTGATGGCCTCGATCGACTCCTCCTTGGAGATGGTGTGACCGTCGGAGGCGTTGGTGAACGAGGTGTAGAAGGTGTACAGAACCGGGTAGATCTGGAACATCAGCATCAGCAGGATGCCCGGGATCAGGTATTTGAGCGGGATGGCCCGCCGGGTGGCATAGGTGCCGATGACGGCAAGGGTGGCGGCCACCACGATGGCGCTCGCCCACCACTGTTCGTTGGCGATCGTGATGGAGAGGGCTTGGATGGCGACGGCCAGCACGATGGCCAGCATGAGGTAGCGGATCACCACGCCGAGACCACCGTTGCCGGCGCGGAGCCGCGGTGGGCGGGATGTCGGTGCCGACGTGCCGGCGGGCTCGGGGCGTTTCTGCAGGACGGTCATGATGCTGGCCCCTTCGCGGCCGGGCAGCGGTGCGGGCTCGGGGAGCCCGCACCGCACGCGGTGGACTTAGTTGGCGTCGGCGATCTGCTGGCGGATGGTGGCGGCGGCTCCGGTGAGAGTGCTCGCCGGGTCGGCCCCGCCGATGATGGCGGCCTCGGCCTTGCTCAGCGGGTCCCACACCACGGCCATGGCCGGGAAGGTCGGGCTGGGCTGGCCGAGGACGCCGGCATCGCCGAGGCCCTTGATGTCGGCGTTGGTGCCGGACTGCTGCGTGAACGCCGCGGTGACGGCGGAGGGGCGGCCGTTGGCCTCGCTGAAGGCCAGGGAGGTCTCGACGTCGCTGCCGATGAAGTTCGTGACGAACTCCTGGGCGAAGGACTTGTTCGTGGCCTTGGACGAGATGTAGAGACCCTGCACGCCCACAAACGGCTTGGCGGTGCCGCCGGTGAAGCCGGGAACGGCGGTGATCTCGTAGTTCAAGCCGGCCGCCTTGAGGGCTTCGATGGCCCATCCGCCCGACACCATGTACGGCGTCTTGCCCTCGGCGAAGAGGGAGATGCTGTTGTCGGCGTCAATGGAGGTGGTGAGCACGCCCTGGCTGGCGAGTTCCTGGATCTTGGTCATCGCGGCGATGGACTCCGGGGAGTCCAGGCCGAGGTCGTCGGGGTTGTAGGTGCCGTCGGCGTTCAGGCCGAACAGGTAGCCGCCGGCCCCGGTGAACAGGGGCTGCAGGTGGTAGGAGTCACCGTTCTGGCCGACCGGCAGGGAGAGCACGTTCTGCACAGTGCCGGCATCCACGAGCTGCTGGCCCGAGGCGA
This is a stretch of genomic DNA from Cryobacterium soli. It encodes these proteins:
- a CDS encoding arsenic resistance protein, producing the protein MTGIVQRLERRQVALYLAAIAAGALAGWLFPTVAPVFAAMITPALGLLLFATFLGVPLVDVGRSVRDLRFLGAVLVLNFAIVPVVAFALTRVIAGDRALLLGALLVLLTPCVDYVIVFTGLAGGARDRLLAATPLLMLLQILLLPVYLLLFAGPSATALIEVGPFIEAFLLLIVLPLVAAALVQAGSRMPRTARAARATESLMSALMVPLMMLTLAVVVGSQVSAVGAQAAALAGLVPVYLAFLVVMVAVGVLAARVWRLDAPAARALVFSGATRNSLVVLPMALALPASLQLAPLAVVTQTLVELLGMVILVRLVPRLVPGRGPGRPSTRPADRPGSAR
- a CDS encoding glycoside hydrolase family 31 protein — translated: MTHSSTSPDLAPASVVRPTLPVAPQAYPAAVVTGPNYRFTVLTSRLIRMEYSVDNRFEDRASQLVLSREFPLPQFRVVDHGTHLQIITAHLQLAYDKKPFSPNGLSVQVTGKLSDHKSLWRFGEPAADLGGTARTLDDIDGAVPLQPGLMSRHGFSVVDDSASLVFDDAGWLEPRSGTGTDLYFFGYGRSYRDCLADFYALTGPTPLLPRFALGNWWSRFHRYSDADYRELFERFEREKLPFSVAVVDMDWHRVDIDPKYGSGWTGYSWNTELFPDPDDFMAWLHERGLKLTLNVHPADGVQAHEDAYASMARRLGVDAENEDPIVFDIADPAFLSAYFECLHHPLEERGVDFWWLDWQSGPHSKVVGLDPLWMLNHFHFLDSARAGARPLTFSRYAGLGSHRYPVGFSGDTIVSWESLDFQPYFTATAANVGYGWWSHDIGGHMGGIKDDDLAVRWTQFGVFSPIMRLHSQGNPFSGKEPWNFRAAAAEVMSNHLRLRHQLVPYLYSMNYLASGYALPLVQPVYYDYPEEAGAYRAPNQYLFGTQLMVCPITQPLNSAVGVGRVLAWLPEGTWIDFFTGLRYRGGRELHLYRGLESIPVLARAGAIVPLVPAEDVGNTTETPARLQVRIFPGADGSFDLLEDDGGGSLVVESAWARTAMTVTGGTFTIAPTTGNRRCVPPTRDFSLDFVGVAPTDAISVTVGGHPADYRTEYAEATRTLTVRVPDVASAAGLVVRFADGLVVAGTDVPGRARTLLTDAQIEYDLKARILETITLSAHPALLIGQLQTMDLAPDLLGALSELILADPLAG
- a CDS encoding sugar ABC transporter permease, which gives rise to MTITPLAPAVPAETAAARPPRRGGRFAAGIQGSWWQRTGWRYLVALLALAFALFPVLFIVSAALNPLGTLQSTSVVPTSASLQNFSDLFNNPEIQFGAWFFNSILVTLTATVVTVLISAAAAFAFSRLRFRGRYQFLVGLLLLQMFPSLLALIALYLMFVEIGGIFPAFGLNASLGLVLAYLGGVLGGNVWLLKGYYDTVPRELDEAARIDGASHAQTFFLIVLPLVKPILATVALLTFVATYSEIMLASVFLTSSDAKTLAVGLYGLIQGQRNANFGVFSAGALLASMPVLIVYLGLQKYLVGGLTDGSVKG
- a CDS encoding ABC transporter permease subunit, translated to MTVLQKRPEPAGTSAPTSRPPRLRAGNGGLGVVIRYLMLAIVLAVAIQALSITIANEQWWASAIVVAATLAVIGTYATRRAIPLKYLIPGILLMLMFQIYPVLYTFYTSFTNASDGHTISKEESIEAITVDGPIVERADAERYALSIAVPEGADPDTAPFVYLLVAADGSVLQGDESGIAPVPDSSVTIDNGKVSAADGYSLLTGVQINDRSREFDTFSVPLDRDEAVKKIGLSEAFSGTVQYRYDAASDTIIDSTDGTVYVADNASWVPEDGGATLAPGWKQFVGLDNFAKVLTNDTVRNSFIGILIWNIAFAGLSVLSTFGLGLLLAIVLNRKMIGQRLTRSLLLLPYALPGFITALVWASMYNKDFGLINNLTGLDINWLGDIWWAKAALLVTNLWLGFPYMFLICTGALQSMPANLTEAAIVDGASPFRVFRSITLPMLMTAIAPMLVASFAFNFNNFTLIFLLTEGGPFPADNPSAGATDLLISYTYRLAFGDGGSQFGFAAAISIFIFIIVAILSISTFKRALALEEVNS
- a CDS encoding sugar ABC transporter substrate-binding protein translates to MRHRTHLVSGFAVIAAVGLLATGCSSSPGTPAASSASATEAPVRANADLVIWTSQEQATMLKPFAATFGEENGISVEVQAISGELRATYVTATNSGKGPDILVTASDAIGNLVQNDAIDPLNLSADQLANYQGVAVNAMTYNNQVYGVPYAIDNVALFRNTDLVPTVPASIEDLVASGQQLVDAGTVQNVLSLPVGQNGDSYHLQPLFTGAGGYLFGLNADGTYNPDDLGLDSPESIAAMTKIQELASQGVLTTSIDADNSISLFAEGKTPYMVSGGWAIEALKAAGLNYEITAVPGFTGGTAKPFVGVQGLYISSKATNKSFAQEFVTNFIGSDVETSLAFSEANGRPSAVTAAFTQQSGTNADIKGLGDAGVLGQPSPTFPAMAVVWDPLSKAEAAIIGGADPASTLTGAAATIRQQIADAN